A genomic stretch from Mastacembelus armatus chromosome 12, fMasArm1.2, whole genome shotgun sequence includes:
- the cnnm3 gene encoding metal transporter CNNM3, which translates to MVASLAGPRFLLMILLFCRIRDGACSQEAPLVLGLRLEDPAGLVCMKDRVISAPEGSTFTLRLFGSELNGSWPWVAFAAAAGGADADAPDPCEGESNRQESAFQVAGDFSPDEKNSGLLTVEVQQRSVSGSERTHHLCVLRGGRWTSVGPDRLRVSGDAGLHAEYVPPWGLALLAVLVLLVCGLLRTVNLSLLWLDPVELYVIHSCGSEEEKRAAKRLEPVRRRGNFLTCSLLFLCVVGHSALAVLLYRVLGSIVSAVFTSGFLIFFVAELVPHIVCSGYGFQLAPGLTWLAQVCMVLTCPLSCPLGLILDLALRRDISTCGIRERAMEMVRTSVHDPYSEFVKEEFSRGTLRTKTVEDILTPLKDCFMLPSSAVLDFSTMSEIMQSGYTRVPIYEEERSNIVEIIYVKDLALVDPDDCTPMTTITKFYNHPLHFVFNDTKLDAMLEEFKKGNSHMAIVQKVNNEGEGDPFYEVLGLVTLEDVIEEIIKSEILDESDGYLERKVKRPLAPLEIPLEPRSIHEEFSLFKPPEGEPKIRTSPQLLLATHRFLSREVEHFSPGRVSEKVLFHLLRHPSVNQEVHFDPNNRLSPSHYLYTRNHPVDYFILLLQGRVEVEIGKEGLKFENGAFTYYGVSALTLPSSVHQSPVSTQRHSPRDPFDSADATSPCSYCPDYTVRALTDLQLIRVTRLQYLNALMASRTGQSPDPPEIKILPNSQTKLLNDRNTTQGGSRAQESSTEEEAHG; encoded by the exons ATGGTGGCCAGCTTGGCAGGTCCACGGTTCCTGTTGATGATATTGTTGTTCTGCCGGATCAGAGACGGCGCCTGCAGCCAGGAAGCTCCGCTGGTTCTGGGGCTGCGACTCGAAGACCCAGCGGGTCTGGTGTGCATGAAGGATCGGGTCATCTCGGCGCCAGAAGGATCCACGTTCACGCTCCGTCTGTTCGGGTCCGAGCTGAATGGGAGCTGGCCGTGGGTGGCGTTCGCGGCGGCGGCTGGCGGAGCGGACGCGGACGCGCCGGACCCGTGCGAGGGGGAGTCCAACCGCCAGGAGTCCGCCTTCCAGGTGGCCGGGGACTTCTCCCCGGACGAGAAGAACAGCGGGCTGTTGACGGTGGAGGTCCAGCAGAGGAGCGTCTCTGGCAGCGAGCGGACCCACCACCTGTGCGTGCTGCGCGGGGGGAGATGGACCTCAGTGGGCCCGGACAGGCTGCGGGTCAGCGGTGACGCGGGTCTGCACGCTGAATACGTCCCGCCGTGGGGCCTGGCGCTGCTGGCggtgctggtgctgctggtCTGCGGGCTGCTGAGGACGGTGAACCTGAGCCTGCTGTGGCTGGACCCCGTGGAGCTCTATGTGATCCACAGCTGCGGCTCCGAGGAGGAGAAACGGGCTGCGAAGCGCCTGGAGCCCGTCCGGAGGAGGGGGAACTTCTTG ACGTGTTCCCTGCTGTTCCTGTGTGTTGTGGGACACTCGGCCCTGGCCGTGCTCCTGTACCGGGTGCTGGGCTCCATCGTGTCCGCCGTCTTCACCAGCGGCTTCCTCATCTTCTTCGTGGCCGAGCTGGTCCCTCACATCGTGTGCTCCGGTTACGGCTTCCAGCTGGCGCCGGGTCTGACCTGGCTGGCCCAGGTCTGCATGGTGCTCACCTGCCCCCTGTCCTGCCCTCTGGGGCTCATCCTGGACCTGGCTCTGAGGAGGGACATCAGCACCTGCGGGATAAGGGAGAGGGCCATGGAGATGGTCCGCACCAGCGTCCATGATCCTTACAg tgagTTTGTGAAGGAGGAGTTCAGCCGCGGGACGCTGCGCACTAAGACTGTGGAGGACATCCTGACCCCCCTGAAGGACTGTTTCATGCTGCCCAGCTCGGCCGTGCTGGACTTCTCCACCATGTCTGAGATCATGCAGAGCGGGTACACACGGGTCCCCATTTATGAGGAGGAGAG GTCCAACATTGTGGAAATCATTTATGTGAAAGACTTGGCTCTGGTGGACCCGGACGACTGCACCCCCATGACGACCATCACCAAGTTCTACAACCACCCGCTGCACTTCGTCTTCAACGACACCAAGCTGGACGCCATGCTGGAGGAGTTCAAGAAAG GAAACTCTCACATGGCCATCGTCCAGAAGGTCAACAACGAGGGGGAGGGAGACCCGTTCTATGAGGTGCTGGGATTGGTCACGCTGGAGGACGTCATCGAGGAGATCATCAAGTCCGAGATCCTGGATGAATCCGACGGCTACT TGGAGAGGAAAGTGAAGCGACCCCTCGCCCCCCTGGAGATTCCTCTGGAGCCCCGCAGCATCCACGAGGAGTTTTCTCTCTTCAAGCCTCCTGAGGGAGAACCCAAGATCCGCACCTCGCCACAACTCCTGCTGGCTACGCACCGCTTCCTGTCCAGAG AGGTGGAGCACTTCAGCCCCGGCCGCGTGTCCGAGAAGGTCCTGTTCCACTTGCTCCGTCACCCCAGTGTCAACCAGGAAGTGCACTTTGACCCAAACAACAGGCTGAGCCCAAGCCACTACCTGTACACCCGCAACCACCCGGTGGACTATttcatcctgctgctgcag gggcGGGTTGAGGTGGAGATCGGTAAAGAGGGACTGAAGTTTGAGAACGGGGCGTTCACATACTACGGCGTGTCTGCTCTCACGCTGCCATCTTCAG TCCATCAGTCTCCAGTGTCGACTCAGCGTCACTCCCCCAGGGATCCGTTTGACTCGGCCGACGCCACCAGCCCCTGCAGCTACTGTCCAGACTACACCGTCCGAGCACTGACGGACCTGCAGCTCATAcgg GTGACACGTCTCCAGTACTTGAACGCCCTAATGGCGTCGCGCACCGGCCAGAGTCCAGATCCTCCAGAGATTAAGATCCTGCCCAACAGTCAGACCAAGCTGCTCAAcgacagaaacacaacacaag